From Caretta caretta isolate rCarCar2 chromosome 9, rCarCar1.hap1, whole genome shotgun sequence, one genomic window encodes:
- the LOC125642953 gene encoding LOW QUALITY PROTEIN: gap junction alpha-3 protein-like (The sequence of the model RefSeq protein was modified relative to this genomic sequence to represent the inferred CDS: inserted 2 bases in 1 codon), whose protein sequence is MGDWNLLGRLLESAQEHSTVVGKVWLTVLFIFRILVLGAAAEKVWGDEQSGFSCDTKQPXNVCYDKTFPISHIRFWVLQIIFVSTPSLVYLGHILHLVRMAEKEQQREETWVAQQEPLVQHKSSIKDVHGKIRLQGAILRTYICNIVFKMLFEVGFIVGQYALYGFELKPLYTCNRWPCPNTVNCYIARPTEKTIFVLFMTGVACLSLLLNLIEMYHLGSTKCRQGLAANHCQAPDPKASSNTPRETSDHHIPHCPVANSLPHPADPSLPLQLYASQTAPSAGRDSRAAWSSRETGNQGLAMEEPLQQGSRSSKSSTKLRPSDLAV, encoded by the exons ATGGGTGACTGGAACCTGCTGGGGAGGCTTCTGGAGAGTGCTCAGGAGCACTCCACAGTGGTGGGGAAGGTCTGGCTCACTGTCCTGTTCATTTTCCGTATCCTTGTCTTGGGGGCAGCTGCCGAGAAAGTCTGGGGGGACGAACAGTCGGGCTTCTCCTGCGACACCAAGCAGCC GAACGTCTGTTATGACAAAACCTTCCCCATCTCTCACATCCGCTTCTGGGTGCTGCAGATCATCTTTGTCTCCACCCCCAGCCTCGTGTACCTGGGCCACATCCTGCATCTGGTGCGCATGGCGGAGAAGGAGCAGCAGCGAGAGGAGACTTGGGTGGCCCAGCAGGAACCCCTGGTGCAGCATAAATCTTCCATCAAAGATGTTCATGGCAAAATCCGCCTGCAGGGGGCCATTCTGAGGACTTATATTTGCAACATTGTTTTTAAGATGCTCTTTGAGGTGGGCTTCATTGTGGGCCAATACGCACTGTATGGGTTTGAACTAAAGCCTCTCTACACGTGCAACCGCTGGCCCTGCCCCAACACAGTTAACTGCTACATAGCCCGGCCCACCGAGAAAACCATCTTTGTCCTCTTCATGACGGGGGTGGCCTGCCTGTCTCTGCTCCTCAATCTGATAGAAATGTACCACCTGGGCTCCACCAagtgcaggcaggggctggcagccaacCATTGCCAGGCGCCCGACCCCAAGGCCAGCTCCAACACTCCCAGAGAAACAAGCGACCACCACATTCCCCACTGTCCTGTGGCCAACAGCCTTCCCCATCCTGCTGACCCCAGCCTTCCATTGCAGCTGTACGCCAGCCAAACAGCTCCCTCTGCGGGCAGGGACAGCCGTGCAGCATGGAGCAGCCGTGAGACAGGCAACCAGGGCCTGGCCATGGAAGAACCATTGCAGCAGGGCAGCAGGTCCAGTAAATCTAGCACTAAGCTGAGACCCAGTGACTTGGCTGTTTAA